The nucleotide window GCCCGCCCACACAGGAAATGAATACTACAGTCTCTGGCGGGGCTCCACTTCGGAGTAGCTGCCCTCTTGTCGGACCGTTTTGGTTGAGAAGTCTTTCCAATTGCCCGGTTGTTATGACGTTGTCATAGGCTTTGTAGCCAAATTCACCCTTTGAAGGCTCATACAAATCGTGCCCAATAGCCACAATGATTGTACCCACATCAACTTCTGACTCAGTCGGCTGCTGGTTCAGGTCTATGGCACCCTTGTCGCATGTCTCCACACACTTTCCACATTTATTGCAGTTGACATGATCAACGGTGTATCTGTGAGGCACAGCGTCGGGAAATGGAAGGTATATGGCTTTGCGTTTGCCAAGGCCGAAGTCGAAATCGTTCGAGACCTCAACGGGACAGACAGCTACGCACTTGCCGCAGGCGTCGCATTTTTCGTTGACGTGCCGTGGGTTTGTGAAGATTTTCGCCTTGAAGTTTCCTATGTACCCATCAACGGCGGTCAGCTTTGAACTTGTCAGTACCGTGATTTTGGGATTGGGCACAACCGCTCCAATCAACGGTTTCAAAAGGTCCAGCGCATAGTCACCGGTTGGATACACTTTGTTCAACTGCGTCATTCTGCCGCCAAGAACGGGTTCCTTCTCCACAAGGTAGACTTCGAACCCTCTCTCAGCCAAGTCAAGGGCTGACCTCAAACCCGCAATGCCTGCGCCTACGACTAGGGCTCTAACAGTGACCTCAACTATTCTCTTCTGCAAAGGTTCTAACAGCGCAGCTCGAGCCACAGACATACGAATAAGGTCTTTAGCCTTTTTTGTAGCTTTCTGTGGCTCCTCGGGGTGAACCCACGAACAGTGCTCTCGAATATTCGTCATGTCAAAGAGGTATGGATTCAGTCCACCTTCTTCTACAACCCTTCTAAACGTGAGCTCATGCATACGAGGCGAACAAGAAGCCACTATGACCCGGGTAAGTCCATGCTCCTTTATGTCATTCCTAATCATTGCTTGAGCCGGGGCTGAACACATGTACATGTAGTGCTTTGCAAGAGCAACATTGGGCAGTGATGAAGCGTATTTGGCTACGTCTTCGACGTCCACGGTTGCCGAAATGTTGACGCCGCAATGGCATATGTACACGCCAATTTTAGGTTCATCTGCGCCAGACATGAGCTTGCCTCCTTTACTCCTTGAGAACCATTGAAGCCTTCATTGCCGCTGCACTAGCTTGAGTCACAGAGTCTGGAATGTCTTTAGGACCCTCAGCTACGCCAGCTATGAATATGCCATCCATACTCGTTGTTACCGGATCGATTTTTGGATTGGCACTCATGAAGAAGCTGTCGTCGCTTCTTTGGAGCTGAAGAATTTTCTCAAATTCGTTTGTCGCGGCTGGAACGATGCCCGTTGACAGAATAACCATGTCAACCTCCTCGTTCAGAAGTTCTCCGGATTCAATGTTTTCCGCGCGTATGAACAAGTTGTTGTTCAGTGGGTTTTCTGTGACTTCTGCCACTCTTCCTTTGACGTACTTTACGTTGAATTCGGTTTTGGCTCTTTGATAGAATTCTTCAAACGCCTTTCCGAAGGCTCGAATGTCCATGTAATAGATGGTCACGTCTACGCCTGGAACATGCTCCTTGACCAGCTCAGCCTCTTTGGTGGCGTACATGCAACACACTCTCGAACAATAGAGGTTCCCAGACTTCTCATCTCGAGAACCCACACACTGAATAAAAGCAACCTTCTTTGGTATTTTTCCATCAGACGGCCTAACCACGTGTCCTCCTGTTGGTCCCGAAGCGCTCAAGAGACGCTCCAAAGCCAAACCTGTAATCACGTTGTCATAAAGACCGAACCCATATTCCTCTTTCTTTGTGGCGTCAAATAGATTGAAACCTGTCGTGACAATAATGGCTCCAACCGTGATTTCCATCTCTTCTGGTTTCTGCTGCAAATTGATGGCACTGGCCATACAGACATTCTGGCACAGCTCACACTCAAGGCAGTGCTCCTTGTCAATAGTGTATATGAGCGGAACAGCTTGAGGAAAAGGAACATAAATGGCGTTTCTAACGCCCATCCTCTCGTCGAATTCATTGGGAATCTCAACAGGGCAAAGTTGAGCACACGCCCCACATCCTGTACACTTCTTTTCGTCCACGTATCTTGGCTTCTTAAGAATCTTAACCTTGAACCCTTTTCCTTCACGGCGAATCTCTTTGACTTCAGAATAAGTGAGCAACTTTATGTTGGGATGCCTTCCAGCGTCCACCATCTTAGGCGTCATGATGCAGGCCGCGCAGTCAAGCGTTGGGAAGGTCTTGTCTAACTGCGCCATTCTGCCTCCTATGCTTGGATTTTTCTCCACAACGTAGACCACAAAACCTTGGTCTGCCAAGTCCACCGCGGCTTGAATCCCGGCGATGCCGGCGCCCACTACTAATCCAGCCCTACTCATGTGGACAAAGGCTCCTGAACCTCTCTTCTCAACGGGCTTGGCCCCAGTTTTCTAACTCCCTCAATCATCTCTTTCACAATTCTGGCGAACTTGCCTCCTTCAGAGGCGGAAACCCACTCCAAACGAAGTCTTTGGGGCTCTATGCCTATCTGTGCCAAGACTTCCTTGAGAAACTTGATCCTCTTCTCGCACGCATAGTTTCCAGTTATGTAGTGACAGTCACCCGGGTGACATCCTGTTATGAGAACGCCGTCTATGCCCTGTCGAAACGCCTCCAGAACATGAAGGGGATCGATTCTCCCACTGCACATTGTACGGATAATCCTTATGTTTGTTGGATAGGACATCCTGCCCACGCCAGCCAAATCTGCACCTGCATAGCTGCACCAGTTACATAGGAATCCGAGGATGCGAGGCTCAAACTTCTCTGTCACTTCATATCCCTCCCTTTCGTTCTTTTTCGGCAAGGGCTACGGAAGGACTGGTAGGCTCCATCAAGAAGGCCGTTTTCACTTCAGCCATTATCTGATCGTCAGTGAAGTGCCTCATTGATATGGCTCGGCGCAAGCAAGCAGCAGCGCAAACGCCACATCCCTTGCAGAGCGCGTCTACCACAGTTGATTTTCCCTCTTCGATTCTGTGCGCACCGTACGGACAGAGCTTCTCACACATGCGGCAGCCCACGCATCGATCTGTGTCCACCACTGCCGTTATGGCTTCGGTTCTGACTTTTCTGTTCGCCATCGGAGCCGCGGCTCTGGATGAAACCGCATAAGCCTGCGATACGCTTTCTCCGATGTCCTTTGGACCGTGAGCCGTGCCGCAGACGTATATTCCGTCTGTTGCGAAGTCAACAGGCCTTAGTTTGACGTGAGCTTCAAGGAAGAACTCGTCTTGTCCCAAGGGCACCTTAAGTATTTTTTGCAGTTCTTTGGCGCTCTCGTGCTGTACAAGAGGTGTGGAGAGCACAACCAAGTCGCAGTCGAGTTCCTTTTTTTCGCCCAATAGCGCATGATAAACGCTCACTCTTAGTCTGTTGTCGGGTAGAGGCATCACTTCGGGGGGTCTCTCCTTGACGTAGTTTATGAATTTGATGTCGGTTTCTCTGGCCCTTCGGTTGTGTTCTTCGTAGTCTTTTCCATAAGTTTGCATATCCTGATAAATAATGTAAACCTCAGAGTCGGGGTACCATTGTTTTATGATGCCAGCGTTCTTGACGGCAACCATGCAGCATATTCTTGAGCAATAGGCCCTTGGCGGCTTCTCCTCTCTAGAACCCACACACTGAATCATGGCGACTCTCTGCGGCTTAAAGTATCGGTCCATAGCCGCCTTGCCACTTTGAAAAACCTTCTCCAAGTCCACTTGCGTTAAAAGGCGGTCATATTCGTCATAGCCATAGTAGCCTGTGGGTTTGAATTCAGTAGCACCTGTGGCAACGATGACTGTGCCAACTTTGAACTTGCTTTCCTCACCGTTTCTAGAGGCGGTTACTTCAAAGTTGCCAATGTATCCTTCAACATCTTTTATTTTTGTGGAGGTCAGTATTTGGACGTTCTTGTTTCTTGTTACAGCATTTATGGAAGCTTCCAAAACCTTTGAAGCATCTTCATCTGTTGGATACAACTTGTAGATTTTCCTTAACATACCGCCCAGTTCAGGTTCAGTTTCCACCAAATACACTTTGAAACCTTGATTCGCCAAGCATTGAGCCGAAGTGATGCCTGAGATGCCTCCGCCTATCACCAAAGCTGAGGGATCAACTGGCAACTCGGACTCTTGTTGAGGCTTGAGAAAAGAAGCCCTAGCCACAGACATCCGAACTATGTCCTTAGCCTTTTCAGTTGCTTTCTCTGGCTCACGCATGTGAACCCATGAACAGTGTTCACGAATATTGGCTAACTCGAATAGGTATGGGTTGACGCCCGCGTCAATGCATGCCCCACGAAACAATGGCTCATGAGTTCGCGGGGTGCATGAGGCAACAACAACGCGGTTCAACTTGTGTTCCTTAATCGCTGCCTTAATCTTGTCTATTCCTTCAGCTGAACACGTGTAGATGTTGTCTTCAGCGTATGCCACGTTGGGCAAGGATTTGGCGTATTTTGTAACCTGGGGAACATTAACCACGCCCCCTATGTTAATGCCGCATTGACAGATGAAAACCCCGATTCTCGGTTCTTCTTCTTGCTCGGCCATGCTCAGTTTCTTCCTTCAATGCGTTGCAGCTGAGCAATCGCTAAGGCTTCGGCTGCTCTTGCCGCCGCTGCGCTTGCCTGTGCCACCGAGTCAGGGATGTCCTTTGGAGATTGACAATACCCACACACGTATATTCCTGGGACAGCGGAATCTACGGGGGCGAGCAGCGGATGGACAACCTTGAAGAAGCCGCAGTCGTCAAGTTCGAGTCCCATGATTTCAGCCAGTTTTTTGTTGCCTTTTCTCGGAAGCAAAGCTGGGCACAAGACGACCAAATCTACATCGTTGAGTGATTTGATCTCCCTAGTGAGTGTGTCATCGTACCATATCGCAAGGTTCTTTGTATCGAGTGCTTCCCGGATTTCGCCCGGTCGACTTCTTATATATTTGACACCATACTCCTCTCGTGCTCTGTTAACGAATTCTTGGAAGCCTTTTCCAAAGGCTCTCATTTCATTATAGAAAATGTAAACGTCAACGTCTGGGGCGTGTTCTCTAATAATTAGCGCCTCTTTTGTGGCGTACATGCAGCAAACACTCGAACAGAACGGTGCACCAAATTTTCTGGTTCTAGAACCCACACACTGAATGAACGCTATCTTTTTGGGTATGCAACCGTCAGCAGGCCTCAAGAGATGACCGCCCACTGGACCAGACGCGCAGACCCAACGCTCGAACTCCAACGCGGTCAACACGTTTTTGTGCTTCTTGTAACCGTATTCGACTATCTCCGACGGGTCGTATTGATCGAACCCCGTGGCAACAATTATAGCACCAACGTTCAACTCAACGTCTGATGGTTGTTGAGAAAAGTCAACTGCTCCTGCCCTGCACACCTTCGCGCAAAGCTTGCAGTCGATGCAATTTTCTCTGTCGACTGTCATACATCTGGGCACGGCTTGAGGCATCGGCATGTAGATTGCCTTTCGCATGCCCAAGTTCATGTCAAACTCGCTGGGAACCTCGACGGGACAGTGCTCAGCGCAAGAGGCGCAGCCAGTGCATTTTGTTTCGTCAACGTATCTGGGCTTTTTCAGGATTTTCACGTGAAAATTGCCGACTGATCCCTTGACTTCCTTGAGTTCACTGAAGGTGAGCAACTTGATGTTTGGGTGACGGAAGCATTCCATCATCTTGGGCGCTAGGATACAGATTGAACAGTCCATTGTTGGAAAAGTCTTGTCCAACTGAGCCATTCTTCCGCCAATTGTAGGCGTCTCCTCCAAAAGGTAAACTTGGAACCCTCGCCCAGCGAGATCAAGTGAGGACTGTATCCCGGCGATTCCGCCGCCTATGACTAAGACTGAGGGCTTTTCACTCATTTCTTAACCATCTCCATTGACGTGGGCATTAGATTCATTGCCTTGGCGACTAGGACGGAGAGATCTATGGTTTCTATGTCCACTTCTTTTCTGTCCACGGGCAGTTTCTCGCTTAGGGCGCAGTTCAAGTGGATCTGGCATTTTGGACACGCTGTGACCAGCATATCGGCCTTGGTGTTCTTCGCCTCGGTCAGTCTCTCTATCTGCATCTGTTTTGAATGTCTGCCGCAGCCCATCCAAGTGCTCACACCGCAGCAGATGGCGTTTTCTCGGTTTCTCTCCATCTCAACAAGTTCGATGCCTGGAATACGTGTTAGAACTTTGCGAGGAGAATCATATACGCCCATGTGTCTGCCAAGCCTACACGGGTCCTGATAAGATACTTTTTTGTCCAGCTTCACAGCAAACTTAATCCTGTCCTTGTCAATTAAGTCGGCGAGAAATTCAGATGCGTGCAAGACCTCGAATTTTTGCGTGCCCAAGAATTCTGTGTAACCCTGTTTGAGTGTTCTGTAGCATTCTGGGCAGGTTGTCACAACTGTGGATACGCCGCTCTTTGTGATGTCAGCCGCATTTATCTTGGCTAACTGGGCAAAGCTGGCCAAGTCGCCTGCAAATGATAGGTCGTGTCCGCAGCATTTCTCGTTCTCTAAGACCACTGGTTTTATTCCCACTGCGTTCATGACCTTCATCATGCTTTGGGCGATTTCGATGTTCCGTACGCCGATGTCGTCGAAGATGGCGTTGAAGTAAGGTAGGCAGCCGACGTAGTACAGAATGTCTCCTGTCTTGGCAATTTCTGCTTCTTGGGGAATCCAGCCAAGGCGATTCTGTTTTGTTTTGGGGTTTGCCATTAATCTTGACAGAGAATGCAAGACTCCTTCATGGGAGCATTTGCCAAAAATGCCTTTGGTGGCTGCTTTCGCCCTGCAGCTGCGAATGAGTTCGTCGTACTCTATGTCTAATGGGCAGCGTTGGCGGCAGAGATAGCATGTCAGGCAGGACCATAAGCCTTTGTCTGTCAGCACCGTGTCTTCGAGGCCCATCAATGCTTTTTCTACTGCCAAACGCGGAGAATAGGCGGGGTCGAGCCGCGTTATTGGGCAGCTGCTTGAGCATTTGCCGCATTCTTGGCAATAGAGCGCTTTTGTTCTCTTTAGGAGATCATGGACCGATTCGACTTCATTGGGCTGCAGAGGGACAAGATGGGCTTCTTTGCCGATCTGGCTTGGTCCCTTGCTTCTTAATTTTTCAGTGAAATCCTTGATTACGGATGCAAATTTTTCTCCTTCAGCTGCAGAAATCCATTCCAATCGAAGTCGGTCAGAGCCAATTCCAAGCAGGTCTAACAATTTCTTAGTTTTGTCAATTCTCTTCTCAGCATGCTGGTTTCCAGACCTGTAATGACAGTCGCCTGGATGGCAGCCCGCGACTAAAACTCCGTCTGCGCCGTTCTCGAAAGCGTTCAGTATGAAGACTGGTTCTACTCTGCCGCTACACATAACTCGGATTATTCTGATATTTGTTGGGTAGGATAGTCGGCTGGTTCCAGCTAGGTCGGCGCCTGCGTAGCCACACCAGTTACAGAGAAATCCAACGATTTTGGGGTTGTACTCTGGCACCAGTCAATTCCTCCTGATCCTTCTAGCCTATTGCAGCCTCCACCATGGCGTTGACCTGTCCCTCAGTGAAGTGCTTCATGGTAATGGCTCCTGTCGGGCATGTGACTGAACACGTTCCGCATCCTTTGCAGGAGATTTCGTTTATTCTGGCGCTCACAACCCGAGGAGCGACTTCCACGAGTTCGATGGCCTTGAACTCGCAAACTTCCTCACATCTGCCGCATCCACGGCACAAGTCGGGGTTGACCCAGGCTGTAATGGCTTCGGTTCTCATCTTTTTGTTGGCCATGAGTATTGCGGCTCGAGCGGCTGCTGCCTTGGCGGAAACTATGGACTCGGGAACATCCTTTGGCCCCGTTGCCGCTCCAGCCAAGAAAATGCCATCCATCTGAGTGTCAACTGGCCTAAGCTTCAGGTGAGCCTCCATCAAGAAGCCGTCTTGGCTCAATGGTATTTTCAGGGTTCGCGCCAGTATGACGGAGTCCTTATGTGGGATAAGCGGTGTTGACAACACTACCCAGTCGCTGATAAGCTTTACCTCGTGAGCTGCAAGCATGTCGTAAACGGCAACCAGCAACTTCTTATCGGGAGTTTCTGAGATCTCTGGTCCTGCTTCTTCAATGAACTTTATGAATTTGACTTCGAGGTCTCTTGCCTTTGAGTAGAAGTCTTCGTATTCCTTGTAAACTCGGAGGTCGCTGTACAATATGATGACATCGGTCTTAGGCGACATTTCCTTGATTAGTATAGCGTTCTTGATAGCATTCATGCAACAGATTCGGGAGCAGTAGGGCCAGCCCTCCTCCTTCCTCGCCTTGAGAATCTTTCTCAATATGCGCGAGGTGTCAGACATGGCGAAGGCTTCGAGTTCGTAAGCCCTGATTTCGCCCTTCCTTGAGCCGACACACTGTATCATTACTACTCGTTCGGGATTCTCAATTGCCCCTTTGCTGAGTAGCTGATCCATTTCTAATTGTGTTACAACTCTATCATAAAGTCCATATTGGTAGAGACCTTCAGGCGGTCGATAGTTTAAGGCGCCGCAGGCAACAATAATTGTGCCCACTTCGAACCCGAAGTTCTCTCCGTTTCGAGCCGCTGTAACTTTGAAGTTTCCAACGTAACCCTTGACATCAGTTACTGTTGTTGAAGTCAACAGCTGAACATTCTTGTGAGTTTTCGCGGCTTCACGGGTTGGATTCAGAATATCTGACGTGTTCTGCATGGTAGGATAAAGCTGGTGTAACCTTCGTAGGTTGCCGCCAAGTTCGGGTTCTTTTTCAACCAAATAAACCTTGAAGCCTTGATCTGCTAGGCTGAGCGTCGCAGTTAACCCTGCTATGCCACCGCCGATGACGAGGCATGAGTCCTTTATGTCTATCTCCGGCTCTTCCTGAGGGAGTAGCCAAGCCGCCCTTGCGACAGCCATCCGAACAATGTCTTTAGCCTTTTCTGTTGCTGCTTCCGGTTCGTGAGCGTGAACCCAGCTGCACTGCTCGCGGATGTTGGCCATCTCGAAAAGATACTTGTTCAATCCTGCTTCAACGCAGGCCGATCTGAATAACGGTTCATGTGTCCTAGGCGTGCATGACGCTACAATAACTCGGTTTAGATTGTGAATCTTTACTGCTTCTTTTATTTTGGCTAACCCTGCCTCTGAGCACGTATAGATGTTGTCTTCGCTGTAAGCCACGTTCGGCAACGTTCTGGCGTAGTCCACAACGGCTGGAACGTTGACCACACCGCCAATGTTAATGCCACAGTGACAAACGAAAACTCCGATTCTCGGCTCTTCTCCCTCTTTCCAGGCTTTTGGCACAGGCTTAAAAGGCGTAGGCAGCCGCCTAGGTGGCTCGGGAACAAGAACTGGTTTCTTTGCAGTGCGCTTTCTAGGTTTGGCAGCTCGTTTTCGTTCGCGCCGACTCGTTTGTGACATGTTTCTACCTCGGCTTGAACGGGTTCGGACCTATCTTCTTGAGTTCCTCGGTCATTTCCCGAACGACTCTGGCGAACTTCTCTCCCTCGCCGCTTGAAACCCACTCCAGACGCAGGCGATCAACTTCGATGCCCATGTCTTCCATCATTACTCGAAGGGCTTCAGCGCGTCGTTCTGTTTTCAAGTTTCCGTCAGTGTAGTGGCAGTCTCCCGGATGGCAACCTGCTATGAGCACGCCATCGATACCCTTGGACAACGCGTCCATAACCAAAGCTGGATGAACCATGCCTGAGCACATGACACGTATTATCCGTATGTTGGTGGGGTATGAGATTCGAGCCGTGCCAGCCAGGTCAGCGCCGGCATAAGAGCACCAGTTGCAGCAGAAAGCCAGAATTAGAGGCTCGAACTCCGATTCGGCTTCTGTCATACAAGTTCCCAGCTTATCATTCATGCTTTTCTTAACGGATTCGGACCGAGTTGTTTGATTCTCTGCGTCGTGTCTCGAATAAGAGCCGCGAATTTTTCACCTTCACCCGCAGAAATCCATTCCAATCTTAGCCTTTCTGCTTCAATTCCCAGGTGACCAAGCGCATCTTTAAGAAATGCGAATCGCCTTTCCATCATGTAGTTTCCTTGAACATAATGACAGTCGCCTGGATGACAACCAGTTATGAGCACGCCATCAGCTCCCCATCTGAACGCTGAGAGAATGAATGTTGGGTCCAGTCGCCCGCTGCACATAACACGGATGATTTTCACATTGGTGGGATATTCGAAGCGGCTCGTCCCGGCCAAGTCTGCGCCAGCATAAGAGCACCAGTTGCAGCAGAAGGCCAAGATCACAGGTTCGAATTCTTCCTCAACTTTCACTTCTTCCATCCTATGCTTCCTCCGTCAAAGCAGCCTTCACCTGCGCTAAAACTTGATCATCCGTATAGTGCTGCATCGTGATTGCCCTTCTAGGACACTCAGCCGCGCACGCGCCACATCCGCGGCAAAGGGCGGCTATTGTGTGAGACTTTCCTTCCTCCAAGTAATGGGCACTATATGTACAGATTTCTTCGCAGAGCCCGCAGCCAATACACTGTTCCTCGTCTACAACTGAGGTCAATGCTTCCGTTCTCATTTTCTTGTTAGCCATGAGCGTACCAGCTCGGGCGGCTGCTGCCTTGGCTGAGACCACGGATTCTGGAACATCTTTTGGACCTGAAGCCGTACCTGCTAAGAATATCCCATCTGTCTGAGTGTCAACTGGCCTAAGCTTTAGGTGAGCCTCCATCAAGAAGCCGTCTTGGCTTATTGGGATTTTGAGCAGTCTTGCGAGAATGACCTCTTCTTTGCGCGGTATCAAAGGCGTTGAGAGCACAATCCAGTCGCAGGGCAGGTGAATTTCCTGGCCTGACAATGCATCGTAAGCTGAAACAGTTAGTCGTCCATCTGATTCCTGCTTTATCTCTGGTGTCACTTCCTCGATGTGTTTAACGAATTTTACTTGGTGCTCTCGAGCCATTGAATAGAAGTCTTCGTATTCCTTGTATACTCTGACGTCTCCGTAGAGTATTATGACGTCTGTCTCAGGAAACCTCTCCTTTATGAGTATGGCGTTTTTGATGGCGTTCATGCAGCAAATCTTTGAGCAATACGGCCACCCTTCCTCCTTCTTGGCTTTGAGAATCTTCGCCAACAATCGTGCTGTGTCGGATTTTGGAAAGCCAGCAAGATCCATCGCGCGTATTTCGCCCTTTCTAGCTCCCACGCACTGGATCATGACGACTCTTTCAGGCGGTTTCTCTATCTTTCCGCTTCCCAGTAGCTCATCCATTTCCAACTGTGTCACAATGTTTGGGTGAGTGCCGTACTGATAGAGTCCTTTTGGAGGCGTGTAGCTGGATGCGCCGCAGGTAACAATTATGGTTCCAACATCAATTTCTCTCTTGTCACCGCCATTTTTGGCGAGTGCGGTCTTAAAACTGCCCACATAACCCTTGGCATCTGTCACTGTGGTTGAAGTCAAAGTTTCTATGTTCTTGTGTTCGTTCACTGCCTTTATGATTGGCTCTAGAATTTCAGACGTGTCCTGCA belongs to Candidatus Bathyarchaeia archaeon and includes:
- a CDS encoding CoB--CoM heterodisulfide reductase iron-sulfur subunit A family protein; translation: MAEEEPRIGVFICQCGVNIGGVVKVPEVTKYARTLQNVAYAEDNIYTCSEAGLASIKKAINEHKLNRVIVASCTPRTHEPLFRSACEEAGLNKYLFEMANIREHCSWVHKHQPEKATKKAKDIVRMAVARAAWLSSQDEPELEIKDSSLVIGGGIAGMIAALTLAEQGFKVYLVEKEPELGGNLRRLHKLYPTMQDTSEILEPIIKAVNEHKNIETLTSTTVTDAKGYVGSFKTALAKNGGDKREIDVGTIIVTCGASSYTPPKGLYQYGTHPNIVTQLEMDELLGSGKIEKPPERVVMIQCVGARKGEIRAMDLAGFPKSDTARLLAKILKAKKEEGWPYCSKICCMNAIKNAILIKERFPETDVIILYGDVRVYKEYEDFYSMAREHQVKFVKHIEEVTPEIKQESDGRLTVSAYDALSGQEIHLPCDWIVLSTPLIPRKEEVILARLLKIPISQDGFLMEAHLKLRPVDTQTDGIFLAGTASGPKDVPESVVSAKAAAARAGTLMANKKMRTEALTSVVDEEQCIGCGLCEEICTYSAHYLEEGKSHTIAALCRGCGACAAECPRRAITMQHYTDDQVLAQVKAALTEEA